A section of the Bryobacteraceae bacterium genome encodes:
- the nuoD gene encoding NADH-quinone oxidoreductase subunit D, with protein sequence MADTFLDATELVLNMGPQHPSTHGVLRVILKLDGERVLSTECVIGYLHRGVEKIAENRTWQMFAPYVDRMDYVAAVSNGLGYCLAVEKLLGVEAPPRAQAVRVILTELNRIASHLLWLGTHALDIGAITPLFYCMRERELILNIYEKYCGARLTTHAFRIGGLQYETYDGFEKEVLHFCDIFEKKIDEYEELLTGNRIWQQRLKGVGILTAADCKEYGVTGPMLRAAGVKWDLRKAQPYSGYEKYEFEIPTGQNGDTYDRYLVRMQEMRQSVRIVRQAVSDIPAGPIMAKVGKVIKPPVGEAYVSIEAPKGELGYYVVSDGSTQPYRVRIRPPSFVNLQALDKMCRGALVADVVAIIGTTDIVLGEVDR encoded by the coding sequence ATGGCGGACACCTTTTTAGACGCGACCGAGCTGGTTCTGAACATGGGTCCGCAGCACCCGTCGACGCACGGGGTGCTGCGGGTGATCCTGAAGCTGGACGGCGAGCGGGTGCTTTCGACCGAGTGCGTGATCGGCTATCTGCACCGGGGCGTGGAGAAGATCGCCGAAAACCGGACGTGGCAGATGTTTGCGCCGTACGTGGACCGGATGGACTACGTTGCGGCGGTGTCGAACGGGCTGGGCTACTGTCTGGCGGTGGAGAAGCTGCTGGGGGTGGAGGCGCCGCCGCGGGCGCAGGCGGTGCGGGTGATCCTGACGGAGCTGAACCGGATTGCGAGCCACCTGCTCTGGCTGGGCACGCATGCGCTGGACATCGGCGCGATCACGCCGCTGTTTTACTGCATGCGGGAGCGGGAGCTGATCCTGAACATCTACGAAAAGTACTGCGGGGCGCGGCTGACGACGCACGCATTCCGGATCGGCGGCCTGCAATACGAAACCTATGACGGTTTCGAAAAAGAGGTGCTGCATTTCTGCGATATTTTTGAAAAAAAGATTGACGAATACGAGGAACTGCTGACCGGCAACCGGATCTGGCAGCAGCGGCTGAAAGGGGTGGGGATCCTTACGGCGGCCGACTGCAAGGAATACGGCGTGACCGGGCCGATGCTGCGGGCGGCGGGAGTGAAATGGGACCTGCGGAAGGCGCAGCCGTATTCGGGCTACGAGAAATACGAATTTGAGATTCCGACGGGGCAGAACGGCGACACTTACGACCGCTATCTGGTGCGGATGCAGGAGATGCGGCAGAGCGTGCGGATCGTGCGGCAGGCGGTGAGCGACATTCCGGCGGGGCCGATCATGGCGAAGGTCGGCAAGGTGATCAAGCCGCCGGTGGGTGAGGCGTATGTGTCGATCGAGGCGCCGAAGGGCGAGCTGGGCTATTACGTGGTAAGCGACGGCTCGACGCAGCCCTACCGGGTGCGGATCCGGCCGCCGTCTTTCGTGAATCTCCAGGCGCTGGACAAGATGTGCCGGGGCGCGCTGGTGGCCGACGTGGTTGCAATTATCGGCACAACGGACATCGTGCTGGGCGAGGTGGACCGGTGA
- the nuoJ gene encoding NADH dehydrogenase subunit J — MTEAVFFYSFAALAVAGAILTVTMRNAVHCAIALIASLGGVAGLYLMLHAEFLFAVQIVLYIGGMMVLFLFVIMLVNLEQAARERQFHRSWPGALLCAGGTAGLVAWFWLRGVDTLRLPPGVQPTPREGGNVESLAMVLFREYLVPFELASLLLLVAIVGGVMMAKKRI; from the coding sequence ATGACGGAAGCGGTTTTCTTTTACAGTTTCGCGGCGCTGGCGGTGGCCGGCGCGATCCTGACGGTGACGATGCGCAATGCGGTGCACTGCGCGATTGCGCTGATTGCGTCGCTGGGCGGGGTGGCGGGGCTGTACCTGATGCTGCACGCGGAATTTCTGTTTGCGGTGCAGATCGTACTGTACATCGGCGGCATGATGGTGCTGTTCCTGTTCGTGATCATGCTGGTGAACCTGGAGCAGGCGGCGCGGGAGCGGCAGTTCCACCGGAGCTGGCCGGGAGCGCTGCTGTGCGCGGGCGGCACGGCGGGGCTGGTGGCGTGGTTCTGGCTGCGGGGCGTGGATACGCTGCGGCTGCCGCCGGGCGTGCAGCCGACGCCGCGCGAAGGCGGCAACGTGGAGAGCCTGGCGATGGTGCTGTTCCGCGAGTACCTGGTGCCGTTCGAGCTGGCGTCGCTGCTGCTGCTGGTGGCGATTGTGGGCGGCGTGATGATGGCGAAGAAGAGGATCTGA
- the nuoK gene encoding NADH-quinone oxidoreductase subunit K, producing MGPITTAHYLVLSAILLLIGVVGILTRRNVIVLMMSIEIILNAVNVNLIAFSRNLDQLDGQVFAIFVICVAVAEAAVGLGILIALFRNRETVQVDEIDLLKW from the coding sequence ATGGGACCGATCACGACGGCGCATTACCTGGTGCTGAGCGCGATCCTGCTGCTGATTGGCGTGGTGGGCATCCTCACGCGGCGCAACGTGATCGTGCTGATGATGTCGATCGAAATCATCCTGAACGCGGTGAACGTGAACCTGATCGCGTTCTCGCGGAACCTGGACCAGCTGGACGGGCAGGTCTTCGCCATATTCGTGATCTGCGTGGCGGTGGCGGAGGCGGCGGTGGGTCTGGGCATCCTGATTGCGCTGTTCCGCAACCGGGAGACGGTGCAGGTGGACGAGATCGACCTGCTGAAGTGGTAG
- the nuoL-1 gene encoding NADH-quinone oxidoreductase subunit L, with amino-acid sequence MNFLEMIWLIPLVPLAGAAAMLFFGRRLSKAAISVIGPGTVGASLLLSLGAVAQLAGLEKKAHEVVLFEWLPLIGAQWGFLLDPLSSVMILVVTFVGFLIHIYATGYMGHEHGPHHGGFYRFFGYMNLFVFFMLTLVLANNYPLLFVGWEGVGLCSYLLIGFYFHKKSASDAANKAFIVNRIGDAGFILGMFFLWTTVGSLRFTEVNETLGSARFAPETGVFGALSMTALLLFVGATGKSAQIPLFVWLPDAMEGPTPVSALIHAATMVTAGVYMCARSNALFVLTPETSHIVAAVGAATAILAASIGLVQNDIKRVLAYSTVSQLGYMFVAVGVGAYWAAIFHLYTHAFFKALLFLGAGSVIHAMGGEQDMRRMGGLKERIPVTFRTMFIASLAIAGIPPLAGFFSKDEILWQAWSSPLGSKALWTVGWVTAAMTAFYMWRLMFMTFYGEGRMDEHTRHHIHESPRSMTVPLTVLAAGSVAAGWIGMPKVFGENALFQAFEHWLEPVFEAAGRLAGAGHEAAHHDAAMEWALMGLSIGAAIGGILLARHIYLGLKEEERPTGGVLYPVLYNKWYVDDVYNAVFVEGLAKGGGSALARFDAAVVDGGVNGTAWMTRVISKISIWYDTWIVDGLVNLGAFTVRALSFPVRFVQTGYIHSYALLFLAGVLAIFGYYWWLR; translated from the coding sequence ATGAATTTTCTGGAAATGATCTGGCTGATTCCGCTCGTGCCGCTGGCCGGCGCGGCGGCGATGCTTTTTTTCGGGCGCAGGCTTTCGAAGGCGGCGATCAGCGTGATCGGGCCGGGGACGGTGGGAGCAAGCCTGTTGCTGTCGCTGGGCGCGGTGGCGCAACTGGCGGGCCTTGAGAAGAAAGCGCACGAGGTGGTGCTGTTCGAGTGGCTGCCGCTGATCGGGGCGCAGTGGGGCTTTCTGCTGGATCCGCTGTCGTCGGTGATGATCCTGGTGGTGACGTTTGTGGGCTTTCTGATTCACATTTACGCCACCGGGTACATGGGGCACGAACACGGGCCGCATCACGGCGGGTTCTACCGGTTTTTCGGCTATATGAACCTGTTCGTCTTTTTCATGCTCACGCTGGTGCTGGCGAACAATTATCCGCTGCTGTTTGTGGGCTGGGAAGGCGTGGGGCTGTGTTCGTACCTGCTGATCGGATTTTATTTCCACAAGAAGAGCGCGTCGGACGCGGCCAACAAGGCGTTCATCGTGAACCGCATTGGAGACGCGGGATTCATTCTGGGGATGTTTTTTCTCTGGACGACCGTGGGTTCGCTGCGGTTCACCGAGGTGAACGAGACGCTGGGCTCGGCGCGGTTTGCGCCGGAGACGGGCGTCTTCGGGGCGCTGAGCATGACCGCGCTGCTGCTGTTTGTGGGCGCGACGGGCAAGAGCGCGCAGATCCCGCTGTTTGTCTGGCTGCCGGACGCGATGGAGGGCCCGACGCCGGTGAGCGCGCTGATCCACGCGGCGACGATGGTGACGGCGGGCGTCTACATGTGCGCGCGGTCGAACGCGCTGTTCGTGCTGACGCCGGAGACGTCGCACATTGTTGCGGCGGTGGGGGCGGCGACGGCGATTCTGGCGGCGTCGATCGGGCTGGTGCAGAACGACATCAAGCGGGTGCTTGCCTATTCCACGGTGTCGCAGCTCGGCTACATGTTCGTCGCGGTGGGCGTTGGCGCTTACTGGGCGGCGATCTTTCATCTGTACACGCACGCGTTTTTCAAGGCGCTGCTGTTTCTTGGGGCGGGCAGCGTGATCCACGCGATGGGCGGAGAGCAGGACATGCGGCGGATGGGCGGGCTGAAGGAGAGGATCCCGGTGACTTTCCGCACGATGTTCATCGCGTCGCTGGCGATTGCCGGCATTCCGCCGCTGGCGGGTTTTTTCTCGAAAGACGAGATCCTGTGGCAGGCCTGGAGCAGCCCGCTGGGCTCGAAGGCGCTGTGGACGGTGGGTTGGGTGACGGCGGCGATGACGGCGTTTTACATGTGGCGGCTGATGTTCATGACGTTTTACGGCGAGGGCCGGATGGACGAGCACACGCGGCACCACATTCACGAATCGCCGCGTTCGATGACCGTGCCGCTGACGGTGCTGGCGGCCGGGTCAGTGGCGGCGGGCTGGATCGGGATGCCGAAGGTATTTGGCGAAAACGCCCTGTTTCAGGCGTTCGAGCACTGGCTGGAGCCGGTGTTTGAAGCCGCCGGACGGCTGGCGGGCGCGGGGCACGAGGCGGCGCACCACGACGCGGCGATGGAGTGGGCGCTGATGGGGCTGTCCATTGGCGCGGCGATCGGGGGCATCCTGCTGGCACGGCACATTTATCTGGGGCTGAAGGAAGAGGAGCGGCCGACGGGCGGCGTGCTGTATCCGGTGCTGTACAACAAGTGGTACGTGGACGACGTCTATAACGCGGTGTTTGTGGAAGGGCTGGCCAAGGGCGGCGGCAGTGCGCTGGCGCGGTTTGACGCGGCGGTGGTGGACGGAGGCGTCAACGGCACGGCGTGGATGACGCGCGTCATCTCGAAGATTTCGATCTGGTACGACACGTGGATCGTGGACGGGCTGGTGAACCTGGGGGCGTTCACGGTGCGGGCGCTGTCGTTCCCGGTGCGGTTCGTGCAGACCGGTTACATCCATTCCTATGCGCTGCTGTTTCTGGCCGGCGTGCTGGCCATCTTCGGCTATTACTGGTGGCTGCGCTAG
- the nuoM-1 gene encoding NADH:ubiquinone oxidoreductase subunit M, with protein MTSNLLSIVLFTPLAGLLVLLFIPRENRTLIRWWANLTAAAGFLVSLPLLLRFDRHADGYQFVEKAAWIPSLGVNYFIGIDGISLLLVMLTTAMGFIAIFYSWDAIQTREKEYYAMFLLQQTGMIGVFVSLDFLLFYIFWELVLVPMYFIIGVWGGPRKLYAAIKFFLYTLAGGVLMLLGILTLYFQYAAQYGRYTFEITELMKLNLPLGLQQWVFWAFFLGFAIKVPMFPFHTWLPDAHTEAPTAGSVILAAVLLKMGTYGFIRFSLPLLPKASSDKAIVTALIVLSLIGILYGALVSLMQQDWKKLVAYSSVSHLGFCTLGIFALNQAGLAGSVIQQINHGISTGMLFLIVGVIYERRHTRLIAEYGGLAHVMPNYAIVFAFAMLSSAGLPLLNGFVGEFTILQGAFQANRWWAAWAAPGVVLGAGYLLWLYQRTMLGEVTNEKNRGLKDLTWREWAVFVPLMLWALSIGVYPKPYFEILEKPVAEIVHRVHQTATSVAQAPEPAREAISR; from the coding sequence ATGACATCGAACCTGCTCTCGATTGTCCTGTTCACGCCGCTGGCCGGGCTGCTGGTGCTGCTGTTCATTCCACGGGAAAACCGGACGCTGATCCGGTGGTGGGCGAACCTGACGGCGGCGGCGGGCTTTCTGGTGTCGCTGCCGCTGCTGTTGCGCTTCGACCGCCATGCGGACGGCTACCAGTTTGTCGAAAAGGCGGCGTGGATTCCGTCGCTGGGCGTGAATTATTTCATTGGGATCGACGGCATCAGCCTGCTGCTGGTGATGCTGACGACGGCGATGGGATTCATCGCGATTTTCTATTCCTGGGACGCGATTCAGACGCGGGAGAAGGAATATTACGCGATGTTTCTGCTCCAGCAGACGGGCATGATCGGTGTATTCGTCTCGCTGGATTTCCTGCTGTTTTACATCTTCTGGGAGCTGGTTCTGGTGCCGATGTATTTCATCATCGGCGTCTGGGGCGGCCCGCGGAAGCTGTATGCGGCAATCAAATTCTTTCTGTACACGCTGGCCGGCGGCGTGTTGATGCTGCTGGGCATTCTGACGCTGTATTTCCAGTACGCGGCGCAATACGGCCGCTACACGTTTGAGATCACCGAGCTGATGAAGCTGAACCTCCCGCTGGGGCTTCAGCAGTGGGTGTTCTGGGCGTTCTTCCTGGGGTTTGCGATCAAGGTGCCGATGTTCCCCTTCCACACGTGGCTGCCGGATGCGCACACGGAGGCGCCGACGGCGGGGTCGGTGATTCTGGCGGCGGTGCTGCTGAAGATGGGGACGTACGGGTTCATCCGCTTTTCACTGCCGCTGCTGCCGAAGGCGTCGTCGGACAAGGCGATTGTGACGGCGCTGATCGTGCTGTCGCTGATTGGCATTCTGTATGGGGCGCTGGTGAGCCTGATGCAGCAGGACTGGAAAAAGCTGGTGGCTTATTCGTCAGTGAGTCACCTGGGCTTCTGCACGCTGGGGATTTTTGCGCTGAACCAGGCGGGGCTGGCGGGTTCGGTGATCCAGCAGATCAACCACGGCATTTCGACGGGAATGCTCTTTCTGATCGTGGGCGTGATTTACGAGCGGCGGCACACGCGGCTGATTGCCGAATACGGCGGGCTGGCGCATGTGATGCCGAATTACGCGATCGTTTTTGCGTTCGCGATGCTTTCAAGCGCCGGGCTGCCGCTGCTGAACGGATTTGTGGGCGAGTTCACGATTCTTCAGGGGGCGTTCCAGGCGAACCGCTGGTGGGCGGCGTGGGCGGCGCCGGGCGTGGTGCTGGGCGCGGGGTATCTGCTGTGGCTGTACCAGCGGACGATGCTCGGCGAGGTGACGAATGAGAAGAACCGGGGGCTGAAGGACCTGACCTGGCGCGAGTGGGCGGTTTTCGTGCCGCTGATGCTGTGGGCGCTGTCGATTGGCGTGTATCCGAAGCCCTACTTCGAGATCCTGGAGAAGCCGGTGGCGGAGATCGTGCACCGCGTGCACCAGACGGCGACGTCGGTGGCGCAGGCGCCGGAGCCGGCGCGGGAGGCGATTTCGCGATGA
- the nuoN1 gene encoding NADH-quinone oxidoreductase subunit N, producing the protein MSQYYTATDHFVLLPALLLALFGCATLLFDFLVFPDARQRRWLLIFLALGEVFAGVAFWRQQQFLMEHGGSLTAFRGALVMDHYALFFHWLFLAATLITGLISYRYLEVRDEHHGEYYGLLLIAQTGMYFLASGTELVTLFVGLETMAITFYILVGFLRADRRSNEAALKYLILGSLSSGFLVYGFSVLYGISGSTRLGEIAAAVAARDAWDPVLVLAIGTAGAGLLFKIGAAPFHMWAPDAYEGAPTMITGYLATASKAASFALLVRLFAGPLGPARESWEPLLAAAAVLSMTVGNLAAVTQTNTKRLLAYSSISHAGYILLGLVAGSPTGLKGVLVYLLVYLFMTLGAFLVLTSLARQGMAGDDINDLRGMMKRAPGHALWMLVFMVSLAGIPPTAGFIGKFYIFWALIETGHYLLAVIGAVYAVVAIYYYFRIVKAIFVEPEEAEAGPLTVSFGTRVGLAVTGALTLVVGVYPEPFLRLAQMSISR; encoded by the coding sequence ATGAGCCAGTATTACACGGCGACGGACCATTTTGTGCTGCTGCCGGCGCTGCTGCTGGCGCTGTTCGGCTGCGCGACGCTGCTGTTTGATTTTCTCGTATTTCCGGACGCGAGGCAGCGGCGCTGGCTGCTGATTTTTCTGGCGCTGGGCGAGGTTTTCGCGGGAGTGGCATTCTGGCGCCAGCAGCAGTTTCTGATGGAACATGGCGGATCGCTGACGGCATTTCGCGGGGCGCTGGTGATGGACCACTATGCGCTGTTTTTCCACTGGCTGTTTCTGGCGGCGACGCTGATCACGGGGCTGATCAGTTACCGGTATCTGGAAGTCCGCGACGAGCATCATGGGGAATATTACGGGCTGCTGCTGATTGCGCAGACGGGGATGTATTTTCTGGCGAGCGGGACGGAGCTGGTGACGCTGTTCGTCGGGCTGGAGACGATGGCGATCACGTTTTACATCCTGGTGGGATTCCTGCGCGCGGACCGGCGCTCGAACGAGGCGGCGCTGAAATACCTGATTCTGGGTTCGCTGAGTTCGGGCTTCCTGGTGTACGGATTTTCGGTGCTGTACGGGATCAGCGGCTCGACGCGGCTGGGCGAGATTGCGGCGGCGGTGGCGGCGCGGGACGCCTGGGACCCGGTGCTGGTGCTGGCGATCGGGACGGCGGGCGCGGGGCTGCTGTTCAAGATCGGCGCGGCGCCGTTTCACATGTGGGCGCCGGACGCCTATGAGGGCGCGCCGACGATGATCACCGGATATCTGGCGACGGCGTCGAAGGCAGCGAGCTTTGCGCTGCTGGTGCGGCTGTTTGCCGGGCCGCTGGGGCCGGCGCGCGAAAGCTGGGAGCCGCTGCTGGCGGCGGCGGCTGTGCTTTCGATGACGGTGGGCAATCTGGCGGCGGTGACGCAGACGAACACGAAACGGCTGCTGGCGTACAGCTCGATCAGCCATGCGGGGTACATACTTTTGGGGCTGGTGGCGGGGTCGCCGACGGGGCTGAAGGGCGTGCTCGTGTATCTGCTGGTGTACCTGTTCATGACGCTGGGCGCGTTCCTGGTGCTGACGTCGCTGGCGCGGCAGGGCATGGCGGGCGATGACATCAACGACCTGCGGGGGATGATGAAGCGGGCGCCGGGGCACGCGCTGTGGATGCTGGTGTTCATGGTGTCGCTGGCGGGCATTCCGCCGACGGCGGGATTTATTGGCAAGTTTTACATCTTCTGGGCGCTGATCGAGACTGGGCATTATCTGCTGGCGGTGATCGGCGCGGTCTATGCGGTGGTGGCGATTTATTACTATTTCCGGATCGTGAAAGCGATCTTCGTCGAGCCGGAGGAGGCGGAAGCCGGGCCGCTGACGGTGAGCTTTGGCACGCGTGTCGGGCTGGCGGTGACGGGCGCGCTGACGCTGGTGGTGGGCGTGTATCCCGAGCCGTTCCTGCGGCTGGCGCAGATGAGCATTTCGCGGTAA
- a CDS encoding putative metal-dependent hydrolase, giving the protein MTRAELIAKIEALPAELRRLITGASPEQLNRPYRPGGWTSRQVIHHLADSHMHAYIRCRFILLENDPPLKPYDQNAWALLPDAAEGPIEPSLQILDGLHARWAAFFRAVPDDAWSRKGYHPEYGPVTLERLLETYAAHGEKHLNHIRAGLAQG; this is encoded by the coding sequence ATGACCCGCGCAGAACTGATCGCAAAAATCGAAGCGCTTCCCGCCGAGCTCCGCCGCCTCATCACCGGCGCCTCGCCCGAGCAGCTCAACCGCCCCTACCGCCCCGGCGGCTGGACCTCGCGCCAGGTCATCCACCACCTGGCCGACTCCCACATGCACGCCTACATCCGCTGCCGCTTCATCCTGCTCGAAAACGACCCCCCGCTGAAGCCCTACGACCAGAACGCCTGGGCGCTCCTGCCAGACGCCGCCGAAGGACCCATCGAGCCCTCGCTTCAGATCCTCGACGGCCTCCACGCCCGCTGGGCCGCCTTCTTCCGCGCCGTCCCCGACGACGCCTGGTCACGCAAGGGCTACCATCCCGAGTACGGCCCCGTCACGCTCGAGCGGCTGCTCGAAACCTACGCCGCCCACGGCGAGAAGCACCTCAATCACATCCGCGCCGGCCTCGCCCAGGGCTGA
- the yccM gene encoding electron transporter YccM: MAAPARVRREKKAYRKREGKDRSQAIRFGVQAAFLLLNVWIGVEFYLWVRAFETGGVPPVSRPPGVEGWLPIAGMMNSKYFFTTGQIPAIHPAAMVLFLTFVGLSLLLRKAFCGWLCPVGTLSEYLWKLGRETFRRNFSPPRWLDIGLRSLKYVLLGLFVYAVGSMPAEGLHQFLTSPFGIVADVKMLNFFRYLSVTAAIVIGILVILSIFIQNFWCRYLCPYGALMGLAALVSPLRIRRRVETCIDCGKCAKACPARLPVDRLVQIRSAECIGCLECVAACPVADTLEMRATGVKRRVPAWAMAAAIVLIFCGATGWAMWAGHWQTHVPDEAYRELIPRAHEFSHP, translated from the coding sequence ATGGCCGCGCCTGCGCGGGTCCGCCGCGAAAAGAAGGCATACCGGAAGCGGGAGGGAAAGGACCGTTCCCAGGCGATCCGCTTCGGGGTTCAGGCGGCGTTTCTGCTGCTGAACGTGTGGATCGGGGTGGAGTTTTATCTGTGGGTGAGGGCGTTTGAGACGGGCGGCGTGCCGCCGGTTTCCCGGCCCCCCGGAGTGGAGGGGTGGCTGCCGATCGCCGGGATGATGAACTCGAAGTATTTTTTCACCACGGGTCAGATTCCGGCCATTCATCCCGCGGCGATGGTGCTGTTTCTGACGTTTGTTGGGCTCTCGCTGCTGCTGCGGAAGGCGTTCTGCGGGTGGCTCTGTCCGGTGGGGACGCTTTCCGAGTATTTGTGGAAACTGGGCCGGGAGACTTTCCGGAGGAATTTCTCTCCGCCGCGGTGGCTGGATATCGGGCTGCGGAGTCTGAAATACGTGCTGCTGGGGCTGTTTGTGTATGCGGTGGGATCAATGCCGGCCGAAGGGTTGCATCAGTTTCTGACATCGCCATTCGGGATTGTGGCGGATGTAAAGATGCTGAATTTCTTCCGGTATCTGAGCGTTACAGCGGCAATCGTGATCGGAATTCTGGTGATATTGTCCATCTTTATCCAGAATTTCTGGTGCCGGTATCTCTGTCCATACGGGGCGCTGATGGGGCTGGCGGCGCTTGTGAGCCCGCTGAGGATCCGGAGGAGGGTGGAGACCTGCATCGACTGCGGCAAGTGCGCGAAGGCCTGTCCGGCGCGGCTGCCGGTGGACCGGCTGGTGCAGATCCGTTCGGCGGAGTGCATCGGGTGCCTGGAGTGCGTGGCCGCCTGTCCGGTAGCGGACACGCTGGAGATGCGGGCGACGGGAGTGAAGCGGCGCGTGCCGGCGTGGGCGATGGCGGCGGCGATCGTGCTGATCTTCTGCGGAGCGACGGGGTGGG